A portion of the Acidisarcina polymorpha genome contains these proteins:
- a CDS encoding protease pro-enzyme activation domain-containing protein, which produces MFPKFPSPASSPSRSECVAGFRQGISRVVRSSMQVAMTLAVLMAAPLALSTSSQAQEISQAVPANPARITEAVDNSKLTKLKGNVHPLARKANDKGAADSSLAANRMQLILRRSPSQEIALRQFLGALQDKNSSQFRKWLTPEQFGAQYGVADADIQAVSTWLESEGFKVNGVNKAKTIIEFSGSMGQIETAFHTQIHNVEVNGEKHLTNLSDPQIPTALAPVVVGISHLNNFFPKSQHTPPTHATYDAKSKKYVPQLTAGDANSGYFLYVGPSDAATIYDTPSKLNSNFSGGTTYDGSGVTIGVAGDANIVTSDVSTFRSLFGLSNNTPTVVVDGNDPGINGDTDEALLDLEVSGGVAPGANIIFYTAADTILEDGLDLAITRALDDNAVSILNVSFGGCEINQGTANQTIFTNWEQAAAQGITVTVSTGDSGSAGCDNNSTETQAQFGLNVNGLASTPFNIAVGGTDFDVLNSSATSFLTYVAALNNSTYGSARGYIPEEPWNNSTSSNGPLASNTPFMDSQNNNQTNIVGAGGGASSCVMPSYDVNNNLICEATTGTITGWAKPPFQTGGNINIPNDGVRDLPDVSFLAGNGFYSATWVVCGNDFDANGNPIADCVPDSQGNIPLQGFGGTSASAPAFAGMLALVSQSLGNVRLGQANYVLYNLANQAGLYGSVFHDVTTGNNSMYCLSGTSDCGTNSFLTGYDAGTEYDLASGLGSVDVSQLIKSWSSAVFTPTTTTFTINGGTSAVNITHGQTVTFNASVAGAGGTPSGDVGFVTNSNEQASANYLGDGLGFVTLNNGATGAVTYANLPGGSYTVSAYYGGDINFAQSQANPGVQVNVAKENSVLNLGLYSLDTNNNPTALTPGSFPYGTFFGVDASPVGVSQVNSQTPASATGTVTFTDTAATLPGSLSGSAAGVVQITSQGFAELPVYYWPPASHSVSASYSGDNSLNSSTAGPLAFTITQAPTADSVSPSATSVSSGTFTVTSVVTPNPASFATSPTGTITLTANGTTIGTGAVTGTQDPTTGASLGSVTITVNVSALASGANTITSSYSGDTNYVASTGTTTVTSSAMPAQPGFALASTGATVSSPGQSATSTVTITPASGYTGTVNLTCALTSSPTGANATYNPTCSLAASSVKITSTSAGTVTATFATTAPTSGALAFPQTNRWYTAAGGAALACLLFVGIPARRRSWKSMLSLLIFLVAMAGVGCGGGSGNNHNSGTPGTTAGTYTFTVTGTDSVTATKTANALVTVTVE; this is translated from the coding sequence ATGTTTCCCAAATTCCCCTCTCCCGCATCTTCGCCGTCGCGCTCTGAGTGCGTCGCCGGCTTCCGCCAAGGTATCTCTCGAGTGGTCCGCTCCTCGATGCAGGTGGCAATGACCCTGGCTGTCCTGATGGCAGCGCCGCTGGCTCTCTCCACCTCGAGCCAGGCCCAGGAGATTTCGCAGGCCGTTCCGGCCAATCCTGCTCGCATCACCGAGGCCGTCGACAATTCGAAGTTGACGAAGTTGAAGGGCAATGTACATCCGCTTGCCCGAAAGGCCAATGACAAGGGCGCGGCCGATTCCTCTTTAGCGGCGAACCGGATGCAGTTGATCTTAAGGCGGAGCCCGTCTCAGGAGATCGCCTTGCGCCAGTTTTTGGGCGCGCTGCAAGACAAGAATTCTTCTCAATTTCGCAAGTGGCTGACACCGGAGCAGTTCGGGGCGCAGTATGGCGTTGCCGACGCCGATATTCAAGCGGTGAGTACCTGGCTGGAGAGCGAGGGCTTCAAGGTCAATGGGGTCAATAAGGCGAAGACGATCATTGAATTCTCAGGCTCCATGGGCCAGATCGAGACGGCCTTTCATACCCAGATTCACAACGTCGAGGTGAATGGCGAAAAGCATCTCACCAATCTCTCCGATCCCCAGATCCCGACCGCTCTAGCGCCGGTGGTCGTAGGCATCTCTCATTTGAACAACTTCTTCCCGAAATCGCAGCATACCCCGCCGACCCACGCCACCTATGACGCCAAGTCGAAGAAGTATGTTCCTCAACTTACGGCAGGGGATGCGAATAGCGGCTACTTTTTGTACGTCGGGCCGAGCGATGCGGCCACCATCTATGACACACCGAGCAAACTGAACAGCAACTTCAGCGGGGGCACGACCTACGATGGTAGCGGGGTCACCATCGGAGTCGCCGGCGACGCCAATATTGTGACTTCGGACGTGAGCACGTTCCGGTCGTTGTTCGGTCTCTCGAACAATACGCCGACGGTGGTTGTCGATGGCAACGATCCTGGCATTAACGGAGATACGGATGAGGCGCTCCTCGACCTTGAAGTTTCGGGCGGCGTCGCGCCAGGCGCCAACATCATTTTTTACACTGCGGCCGACACTATCCTTGAAGACGGTCTCGACCTGGCGATTACCCGCGCTCTGGACGACAATGCAGTCAGCATTCTCAATGTGAGTTTCGGCGGCTGCGAGATCAACCAGGGCACCGCCAACCAAACGATCTTTACGAATTGGGAGCAAGCCGCCGCCCAAGGTATCACAGTGACCGTTTCGACCGGAGACTCCGGCTCGGCGGGCTGCGACAATAATAGTACGGAGACTCAGGCGCAATTCGGTCTCAATGTGAACGGGCTGGCTTCCACCCCCTTTAACATCGCGGTGGGTGGAACCGATTTTGACGTGCTGAACTCCAGCGCCACCAGCTTCCTCACCTATGTCGCCGCCTTGAACAACTCCACTTATGGGTCGGCTCGCGGCTACATTCCCGAGGAGCCATGGAACAATTCGACTTCTTCCAATGGTCCTCTCGCCAGCAACACGCCGTTCATGGATTCTCAGAACAATAATCAGACCAACATCGTAGGTGCGGGAGGCGGGGCGAGCAGCTGCGTCATGCCGTCCTATGATGTAAACAATAACTTGATCTGTGAGGCCACGACCGGCACGATCACCGGGTGGGCAAAACCGCCATTTCAGACGGGCGGGAATATCAATATTCCGAATGATGGAGTGCGCGATCTTCCGGATGTCTCCTTCCTCGCCGGCAATGGCTTCTATAGTGCGACCTGGGTAGTGTGCGGCAATGATTTCGATGCGAATGGCAATCCGATCGCGGACTGCGTTCCCGATAGCCAGGGGAACATTCCGCTCCAGGGCTTCGGCGGCACTTCGGCTTCAGCGCCGGCCTTCGCCGGTATGCTTGCCCTGGTCAGCCAGAGCCTCGGCAACGTACGGTTGGGCCAAGCGAATTACGTCCTCTACAACCTGGCCAATCAGGCCGGATTGTATGGTTCGGTGTTTCACGACGTAACCACCGGAAACAATTCGATGTATTGCCTTAGCGGCACTTCTGATTGCGGGACGAATAGCTTCCTGACCGGCTACGACGCAGGCACTGAATATGATCTGGCCTCCGGTCTGGGTAGCGTGGATGTCAGCCAATTGATCAAGAGCTGGTCGAGCGCCGTCTTCACACCGACGACCACAACCTTCACCATCAACGGCGGCACTTCCGCAGTCAACATCACCCATGGCCAAACCGTCACCTTCAACGCCAGCGTAGCGGGTGCCGGGGGCACCCCAAGCGGCGATGTGGGCTTCGTCACCAACTCCAACGAACAGGCTAGTGCTAATTATTTGGGGGATGGGCTCGGATTTGTCACCCTCAACAACGGCGCCACCGGGGCAGTCACCTACGCCAACTTGCCAGGCGGCTCCTACACCGTCTCGGCATACTATGGCGGCGACATCAACTTCGCTCAGAGCCAGGCGAACCCCGGCGTTCAAGTCAACGTTGCCAAGGAAAACAGCGTCCTTAACCTCGGCCTCTATTCGCTGGATACGAATAATAATCCTACCGCGTTGACACCAGGAAGCTTTCCTTACGGGACATTCTTCGGAGTGGACGCATCGCCGGTTGGCGTGTCCCAGGTTAATTCTCAGACGCCGGCCTCTGCTACCGGAACGGTCACCTTCACCGACACCGCCGCCACTCTGCCCGGCAGCCTGTCAGGTTCCGCCGCCGGGGTCGTGCAAATCACCAGCCAGGGCTTCGCCGAGCTGCCGGTCTACTACTGGCCGCCTGCCTCGCATTCGGTCAGCGCCAGCTACAGCGGCGATAACAGCTTGAACTCGAGCACCGCCGGCCCATTGGCATTCACCATCACTCAGGCGCCAACCGCGGATAGTGTCTCGCCAAGCGCGACCTCGGTGAGCAGCGGCACCTTTACGGTGACTTCTGTGGTAACGCCCAATCCGGCTTCCTTTGCCACCAGTCCAACCGGAACCATCACCCTGACGGCCAACGGAACGACGATCGGCACAGGCGCCGTTACTGGGACACAGGACCCCACTACCGGCGCATCTCTAGGCTCAGTGACGATCACCGTCAATGTCAGCGCGCTGGCATCCGGGGCCAATACCATCACTTCCTCCTACAGCGGGGACACCAACTATGTAGCTTCCACGGGAACGACGACGGTCACCTCATCGGCCATGCCGGCGCAGCCGGGCTTCGCGCTTGCGTCTACGGGAGCAACAGTGAGCTCACCAGGCCAATCCGCTACCTCTACGGTGACCATCACCCCGGCTAGCGGCTATACCGGGACCGTCAATCTCACCTGTGCGCTGACCAGCTCGCCGACGGGTGCCAATGCGACCTACAACCCCACGTGTTCCCTGGCCGCTAGCTCGGTGAAGATTACTTCCACGAGCGCTGGGACAGTCACGGCAACCTTTGCCACGACTGCTCCGACGAGCGGAGCGTTGGCTTTTCCTCAGACAAATCGCTGGTATACCGCCGCTGGAGGAGCGGCACTGGCTTGCTTGCTCTTTGTCGGTATCCCGGCAAGGCGTCGCAGCTGGAAATCGATGCTTAGCCTGTTGATCTTCCTTGTCGCCATGGCTGGAGTTGGTTGCGGCGGAGGCAGCGGCAACAATCACAACTCCGGAACTCCCGGAACCACCGCCGGGACGTACACCTTCACGGTCACGGGTACCGATTCGGTCACCGCAACAAAGACCGCAAACGCACTCGTTACAGTCACCGTCGAATAA
- a CDS encoding inositol monophosphatase family protein produces MNILPTQVDLPFAGPAAAIAMEAGALIRGYFENGVATEYKGDADLVTEADRASERLIVERLNTRFPSHGVFGEEGSRGQMDAEYRWYIDPVDGTTNFAHGYPVFCVSMGLERRSPGLAADQDGEMVAAVIYDPTRNELFVAEKGSGAYLNGRRIHASSTATMAEALLATGFPSRKRHESPNVHFYQEITLRSHGVRRAGSAALDLAYTACGRFDGYWEFNLNPWDTSAGFLLVTEAGGTVTCFDGSPFALASKEVLATNGLLLSEMMGVFEDLFAGRNITPLVAPEAFASTQTGRK; encoded by the coding sequence ATGAATATTCTGCCAACCCAAGTGGATCTTCCTTTCGCCGGGCCCGCAGCAGCCATTGCCATGGAGGCCGGTGCGCTCATTCGAGGCTACTTTGAAAACGGAGTCGCCACCGAGTACAAGGGTGACGCCGACCTTGTCACTGAAGCCGACCGCGCCAGCGAACGCCTGATTGTGGAGCGCCTCAATACCCGCTTTCCGTCACACGGCGTCTTCGGGGAAGAGGGAAGCCGGGGACAGATGGATGCGGAATACCGGTGGTACATCGATCCGGTCGACGGGACCACCAACTTCGCTCACGGTTACCCGGTCTTCTGCGTCTCCATGGGACTGGAGCGTCGCTCGCCCGGACTGGCTGCTGATCAGGACGGCGAGATGGTTGCAGCCGTCATCTACGATCCGACTCGCAATGAGCTCTTCGTCGCCGAAAAGGGCAGCGGCGCCTACTTGAATGGCCGTCGCATCCATGCGTCCAGCACAGCAACGATGGCTGAAGCTCTGCTGGCTACTGGCTTCCCATCGAGAAAGCGACACGAAAGTCCCAACGTTCACTTTTACCAGGAGATCACCTTGCGCTCCCATGGGGTTCGTCGCGCGGGCTCCGCTGCCCTTGATCTTGCTTACACTGCTTGCGGGCGTTTTGACGGATATTGGGAGTTCAATTTGAATCCCTGGGATACCTCTGCCGGATTCTTGTTAGTCACCGAGGCCGGAGGCACGGTCACCTGCTTCGATGGATCGCCCTTTGCGCTTGCCAGCAAAGAGGTGCTGGCGACGAATGGACTGTTATTAAGCGAAATGATGGGCGTTTTCGAGGACCTGTTCGCCGGGAGAAATATCACGCCGCTGGTTGCGCCGGAAGCGTTCGCGTCCACGCAAACCGGAAGGAAGTAG
- a CDS encoding 4Fe-4S dicluster domain-containing protein: MAYVIAEPCIGTKDSACVDACPVDCIHPKKDDASKFAATDMLFIDPVECIDCGACVPVCPVSAIYAADDLPEKWTSFTQKNAEYFGR, encoded by the coding sequence ATGGCTTACGTAATCGCAGAACCCTGCATCGGCACCAAAGACTCAGCCTGCGTCGATGCCTGCCCGGTAGACTGCATTCATCCCAAGAAGGACGATGCCAGCAAGTTTGCGGCGACCGATATGCTTTTCATCGATCCGGTCGAATGCATCGACTGCGGCGCATGCGTGCCGGTTTGCCCCGTCTCCGCCATCTACGCCGCGGACGACTTGCCGGAGAAATGGACCAGTTTCACGCAGAAAAACGCCGAATATTTCGGCCGCTGA
- a CDS encoding RNA chaperone Hfq encodes MQTMPPRNLGRQRTKSPPPGETGQETLYLRFLSEKQVPVTVKLRDGEAVYGWIEYFDDRMIRLTREGKPNLFIYKNQIRTISESVRNIEARRRDRNRSTGAKQPALLPAGIPELAGSASESTPVSSVLEVSAPAIRSVLSSENNEDSHGHNGTAMDGTAMRTSYRNGQSGS; translated from the coding sequence ATGCAAACTATGCCTCCTCGCAATTTAGGCCGCCAACGGACAAAAAGCCCGCCTCCCGGGGAAACCGGACAGGAGACGCTTTACCTCCGATTTTTAAGCGAGAAGCAGGTCCCGGTGACCGTGAAGCTTCGCGATGGTGAGGCGGTTTATGGCTGGATTGAATATTTTGATGATCGTATGATTCGTCTGACGCGCGAAGGAAAGCCCAACCTCTTCATCTATAAGAATCAGATTCGTACCATCAGCGAGAGCGTTCGTAATATTGAGGCAAGGCGTCGCGATCGAAATCGCTCCACTGGAGCTAAGCAGCCTGCCTTATTGCCCGCCGGCATCCCCGAGTTGGCAGGCTCGGCGTCTGAATCAACGCCGGTATCCTCTGTCCTGGAAGTCTCCGCTCCTGCGATTCGCAGCGTACTGTCTTCGGAGAACAATGAGGACAGCCACGGTCATAACGGAACAGCAATGGACGGCACAGCCATGCGAACGAGCTACCGGAACGGTCAAAGCGGTTCATGA
- a CDS encoding glycoside hydrolase family 57 protein, translating to MKNGKPSAYLSFTLHAHLPYVLHHGTWPHGLEWLHEAAAETYLPLLGVLRRLERDGLALKANLSLSPVLMEQLRHPTFKEEFPKYIERKMISAREDENYFRQNGEFDFAETAVFWESFFERTLKDFYDLDRDIVSGLRYFNDTGSIEILACAATHGYLPLLGTDESVVAQIRAGVAAHERHLGKKPHGFWVPECGYRPAGLWQTPIVASGEEGPRSPFRRIGVEEALAEAGIEYFFVDTHLVEESILFTPYKMMSGDLGLRLHNLPAHELKRKGDLKSIYRPYLVEGPLAHAHPVTIFPRDPQTGLQVWSGDTGYPADGNYLDFHKKRWPGGHQYWRVTEAQSDMALKAPYFPQEALARTHVHAEHFTRLVQSALEDGYSQERPPILSSLFDAELFGHWWFEGPVWLEQVVRIFAQDDVGIELTTGSQYLSQFAPEVFLDLGEGSWGKNGNNEVWLNDQTSWTWSDIYRAEEVMREIATQGRWRDDGWGLRIAKQMARELLLLESSDWQFLITTAAARDYAEKRFRGHLEQFIELEMLWAEFVSNGGLSPSAEQWLAELEERDCLFAEIDPGLWARR from the coding sequence ATGAAGAACGGCAAGCCATCGGCGTACCTGTCTTTCACCCTCCACGCGCACTTGCCCTATGTGCTTCACCACGGGACCTGGCCGCACGGATTGGAATGGCTGCACGAGGCGGCCGCTGAGACCTACCTGCCGCTGCTCGGCGTGCTGCGGAGGCTGGAGCGCGACGGACTCGCGCTCAAGGCAAACCTGAGCTTGTCCCCGGTTTTGATGGAGCAGCTACGTCACCCGACATTCAAGGAAGAGTTTCCGAAATACATCGAACGAAAGATGATTTCAGCCCGGGAAGACGAAAATTATTTTCGTCAGAATGGAGAGTTTGATTTCGCAGAGACCGCGGTCTTCTGGGAGAGCTTCTTCGAGCGGACGCTGAAGGATTTCTACGATCTTGACCGTGACATCGTCTCCGGACTTCGTTACTTCAACGACACCGGATCGATCGAGATCCTCGCCTGCGCGGCGACCCACGGCTACTTGCCGCTGTTGGGCACTGACGAGAGTGTGGTTGCGCAGATCCGCGCCGGAGTGGCGGCGCACGAGCGCCACCTGGGCAAGAAACCGCACGGGTTCTGGGTTCCAGAGTGTGGGTATCGCCCCGCCGGGCTGTGGCAGACCCCCATTGTGGCAAGCGGAGAAGAGGGGCCACGATCGCCATTCCGGCGGATCGGGGTGGAAGAGGCGCTGGCCGAAGCGGGTATCGAGTATTTCTTCGTCGATACCCACCTTGTCGAGGAGTCTATCCTCTTCACGCCCTACAAAATGATGTCAGGGGACCTCGGTCTTCGGCTGCACAACCTGCCTGCCCATGAATTGAAGAGGAAGGGCGATCTGAAATCCATCTATCGTCCTTATCTCGTTGAAGGACCGTTGGCACATGCTCATCCAGTCACCATCTTCCCTCGCGATCCGCAGACCGGGCTGCAGGTATGGAGTGGTGACACCGGGTACCCCGCTGACGGCAACTATCTCGACTTTCACAAGAAGCGCTGGCCCGGCGGCCATCAGTATTGGCGGGTCACCGAAGCACAGTCGGACATGGCGCTGAAGGCACCCTATTTTCCACAAGAGGCGCTGGCGCGCACCCATGTCCATGCCGAGCACTTTACCCGCCTGGTGCAAAGCGCACTCGAGGACGGCTACAGCCAGGAGCGTCCGCCCATCCTGTCGTCCCTGTTCGATGCGGAGCTCTTCGGCCACTGGTGGTTCGAGGGCCCAGTGTGGCTGGAACAGGTAGTCAGAATTTTCGCCCAGGACGATGTAGGGATCGAGCTGACAACTGGAAGCCAATATCTTTCGCAATTTGCACCGGAAGTGTTTCTGGATCTCGGCGAAGGATCGTGGGGCAAGAACGGGAACAATGAGGTATGGCTCAACGATCAGACCAGCTGGACATGGTCGGACATCTACCGGGCTGAGGAGGTCATGCGCGAGATTGCTACGCAGGGCCGGTGGCGCGACGACGGATGGGGGCTACGAATTGCCAAGCAGATGGCGCGGGAGCTCTTGCTGCTCGAGTCTTCCGACTGGCAATTTCTAATCACCACAGCGGCGGCGCGGGATTATGCGGAAAAGCGCTTCCGTGGTCATCTGGAACAGTTCATTGAGCTGGAAATGCTCTGGGCTGAGTTCGTCTCCAATGGAGGGCTTTCGCCGTCTGCCGAGCAGTGGCTAGCAGAGCTTGAAGAGCGCGACTGCCTCTTCGCGGAGATCGATCCGGGACTCTGGGCCAGACGCTGA
- a CDS encoding PQQ-binding-like beta-propeller repeat protein, which yields MNFKSNLVITMSMLAIPFIQSPSLHAEDQAVLTWHGNNDRTGHNPNEQLLNHSTVNFANFGKVGFVSTDGLVDAQPLHVPGLKINGGIHNVVYAASEHDTVYAFDAKSGAKLWSKSLLLSGETPSDNHSCSQITPEIGITSTPVIDLAKGPHGVIYVVNMSKDSSGNYHQRINALDLVTGAQVFGGPTEIEAHYPGTGENSSGGQVVFDPAQYAERAGLLEWNGTIYTTWTSHCDIRPYTGWIIGYSATTLKQNAVLNVTPNGSEGSIWMSGAAPAQNGSYMYFLDANGTFDTTLDAGQMPIHQDFGNSLISLSQDGAAVKVHDYYATDTTVQQSNSDVDLGSGGIVLLPEILDNSGNTHYLAVGAGKDHNIYVVNRLNLGKYHPNGGSIYQVVSNALPNGAWSAPAYFDNKIYYGGVDDTLKAFSISNAKLVSTPSSRSAVTFTYPGTTPSISSNGNRNGIVWTVSHASPSVLYAYNAEDLADKYYDSGQAGSRDSFGNAAHFGTPTIADGRVYVGTTTGVAIFGVLSK from the coding sequence ATGAATTTTAAAAGTAACCTGGTAATTACTATGTCTATGCTCGCCATCCCGTTCATCCAGAGCCCTTCACTTCATGCGGAAGATCAGGCCGTGCTTACTTGGCATGGCAATAACGACCGCACTGGACACAACCCCAATGAGCAATTGTTGAACCATTCCACAGTCAATTTTGCGAACTTCGGAAAGGTCGGCTTTGTTTCAACAGATGGCTTGGTCGATGCTCAACCCCTCCACGTCCCTGGCTTGAAGATTAACGGGGGCATACACAACGTGGTTTATGCGGCCTCTGAGCATGACACCGTGTACGCCTTCGACGCTAAAAGCGGTGCAAAGCTTTGGTCGAAGTCCCTTCTGCTCTCGGGTGAGACCCCCAGCGACAACCACAGCTGCAGTCAGATCACCCCGGAGATCGGCATCACTTCCACACCCGTCATTGATCTTGCTAAGGGACCCCACGGCGTTATCTATGTCGTTAATATGTCAAAAGATAGCTCTGGCAATTATCACCAGCGTATCAACGCCCTCGACCTCGTAACTGGAGCGCAGGTATTCGGCGGCCCAACCGAGATAGAGGCGCACTACCCCGGCACCGGTGAAAACAGCAGCGGCGGTCAGGTGGTGTTTGATCCTGCTCAGTATGCCGAACGCGCTGGTCTACTCGAGTGGAACGGAACCATATACACGACCTGGACCTCGCATTGCGATATTCGCCCTTACACCGGATGGATCATCGGCTATAGCGCGACCACCCTAAAACAAAATGCGGTCCTCAATGTCACTCCCAATGGCAGTGAAGGATCAATCTGGATGAGCGGAGCTGCGCCGGCGCAGAACGGCTCGTACATGTACTTCCTGGACGCCAACGGCACCTTCGACACAACTCTGGATGCAGGGCAGATGCCGATTCATCAGGACTTCGGTAATTCCCTTATTTCCTTGAGCCAGGACGGGGCTGCCGTTAAGGTGCACGACTATTACGCCACGGACACGACGGTCCAACAGTCGAATTCGGACGTCGATCTCGGCTCAGGCGGAATTGTGCTGCTCCCGGAGATCCTGGACAACAGCGGGAACACCCATTACCTCGCGGTGGGCGCCGGCAAAGATCACAACATCTACGTCGTCAACCGGCTCAATCTCGGCAAGTATCACCCGAATGGCGGGTCGATTTACCAGGTCGTGAGCAACGCCCTTCCCAATGGTGCGTGGTCGGCTCCCGCTTACTTCGACAACAAGATCTATTACGGTGGAGTCGATGACACGCTGAAGGCTTTCTCCATCTCGAATGCGAAACTGGTAAGCACACCGTCAAGCCGCAGTGCCGTAACCTTTACCTATCCTGGCACTACCCCCTCGATCTCCTCAAACGGCAATAGGAACGGCATTGTGTGGACCGTCTCCCACGCTTCTCCTTCCGTACTCTACGCATACAACGCGGAAGACCTCGCCGACAAATACTACGACAGCGGTCAGGCCGGCAGTCGCGATTCCTTCGGAAACGCAGCTCATTTCGGCACACCCACGATCGCAGACGGACGTGTCTACGTTGGAACGACCACGGGCGTCGCCATCTTTGGCGTGCTCTCGAAGTAA
- the recO gene encoding DNA repair protein RecO encodes MIAHQVEAIVLRTWPIHEADQIVSLFTRDYGKIKGVAKSAARSRRRFGGALEPMTHVRASYAEKPRQELVRLDSFDIVTSPLSQAVDYGRASALAFYAEVLEETLPDHDPQDAVFRLLVAVLAHTRIESIWMPITYFTIWTTRLMGWLPDLTACVHCGTPFAGSSAWYHQQNDGLFCQAHRPPGSSMLSVESQSLAHRILRSPVPVLAAEPWPRTRAADLRRFGMQALERHIDRRLKSATALHRLSQ; translated from the coding sequence GTGATCGCGCATCAGGTTGAGGCCATTGTGCTCCGCACCTGGCCCATCCACGAGGCCGACCAGATCGTCTCGCTCTTCACTCGCGATTACGGCAAGATCAAGGGAGTAGCCAAGTCCGCAGCCCGCTCTCGCAGACGATTCGGCGGCGCTCTTGAACCGATGACTCACGTCCGCGCCAGCTATGCGGAAAAGCCTAGGCAGGAACTGGTTCGGCTCGACTCGTTCGACATCGTGACCTCGCCACTTTCTCAGGCGGTCGACTATGGCCGCGCCAGCGCTCTCGCCTTCTACGCCGAAGTCCTCGAAGAAACGCTCCCCGATCACGACCCTCAGGACGCGGTCTTTCGGCTGCTGGTGGCCGTACTTGCCCATACGCGAATTGAATCCATCTGGATGCCCATCACTTACTTCACGATCTGGACGACGCGGCTCATGGGCTGGCTTCCCGATTTAACCGCGTGTGTGCATTGCGGAACGCCCTTTGCGGGAAGCTCTGCCTGGTACCACCAGCAAAACGATGGACTCTTTTGCCAGGCACACCGGCCACCCGGCTCCTCGATGCTTTCCGTCGAGTCGCAGTCGCTGGCTCACCGGATCCTCCGTTCGCCCGTGCCGGTACTTGCCGCCGAGCCCTGGCCTCGTACCCGCGCCGCCGACCTGCGCCGGTTTGGCATGCAAGCCCTGGAGCGTCATATCGATCGACGGCTGAAGAGTGCAACGGCTCTGCATCGGCTGAGCCAATGA